One window of Lytechinus variegatus isolate NC3 chromosome 2, Lvar_3.0, whole genome shotgun sequence genomic DNA carries:
- the LOC121408352 gene encoding piggyBac transposable element-derived protein 4-like: MAHPGKSSKTPSALTNNGKPWTDIWNQVDDDDFTGWVTNWDEAQQVRQKFENSSSLRFVGHKKSKNFDLFQGEETNQSYDSDHAGHAARDLHGQGDGTDGSDEDEMEIDEEIDNHDVVNDDDGSDDNDRDENEAPPIPGQRRMPNAPEGWSNDLPDINVRAYTEQVGPKCNLAYDAPELDYLMCLIGDDFFEMIARNTNINAASKRPPVEPDDRDEFACSDPAWTPTNKDEIKAFISINILMGINHTSEYQDCWSNDPALRNEFVSSLMTKNRYEKLSQYLHCSNVRQPVEENDKVHKVSNFIKTLQRNFPLMFVPGQSLSVDEAMIKFNGRLSWKQYMPPKPTKWGIKLWCLCDSVTGYCLAFQVYTGRAVNQQEVQTFGLGYTVVMGLMREFLLQNHIVYADNFFSSIPLVEDLLQADTCYCGTLRKDRVGVPRALSEVKLDKYDNVKWAKDQVMLTKWKDKRDFYTISTSNDGSDIHKPRTRFQQRNIITIPSVIAEYNAQMGGVDHADQLRSYYNVGRTGRWWKYLFWGLLNVAIINAYILWEVSSRPHPRNRRSWSLKSFKMALVHQLGDGFSSLKHRASSDGDRPIEKIVAREPVPGHSLVAFAERKKVCRQCKKVGRKAPCGDSIQTKFG; the protein is encoded by the coding sequence atggccCATCCAGGGAAGTCCTCTAAAACTCCTTCAGCTCTGACTAATAATGGCAAGCCTTGGACAGATATCTGGAACCAagtggatgatgatgatttcaCTGGCTGGGTGACTAACTGGGACGAAGCTCAGCAAGTCCGACAAAAATTCGAAAACTCCTCTTCCCTCAGATTTGTAGGCCATAAAAAGTCAAAGAATTTTGACCTTTTTCAGGGTGAAGAGACCAACCAGTCATATGACAGTGATCATGCAGGACATGCAGCAAGGGATCTTCATGGCCAAGGTGATGGAACAGATGGtagtgatgaagatgaaatggAAATCGATGAAGAAATTGACAATCATGATGtagtaaatgatgatgatgggagtgatgataatgacaggGATGAAAATGAAGCCCCTCCCATACCAGGGCAGCGAAGAATGCCCAATGCACCAGAGGGTTGGTCAAATGATCTTCCTGATATCAATGTCAGAGCATACACAGAACAGGTGGGTCCTAAATGTAACTTAGCTTATGATGCTCCAGAACTTGACTATCTAATGTGTCTGATTGGAGatgatttctttgaaatgatAGCCAGGAACACCAACATCAATGCTGCAAGTAAAAGACCCCCAGTAGAACCAGATGACAGAGATGAATTTGCGTGTTCAGATCCTGCATGGACCCCAACCAATAAGGACGAGATAAAGGCGTTTATTTCCATCAATATTCTTATGGGAATAAATCACACATCAGAATATCAGGACTGCTGGTCCAATGATCCTGCGCTGAGAAATGAATTTGTTTCCAGTTTGATGACAAAGAACCGTTATGAAAAACTCAGCCAGTATCTACATTGCAGCAATGTTCGCCAACCAGTTGAAGAGAATGATAAAGTTCATAAAGTCAGCAACTTTATAAAAACACTTCAAAGAAATTTCCCACTGATGTTTGTGCCTGGCCAATCTCTGTCAGTTGATGAGGCAATGATCAAGTTCAACGGCAGATTATCTTGGAAGCAGTACATGCCCCCAAAACCAACGAAATGGGGAATAAAACTATGGTGTCTCTGTGACTCTGTAACAGGATACTGCCTGGCATTCCAAGTCTATACTGGGAGAGCAGTAAATCAACAAGAAGTCCAAACATTTGGATTAGGATACACTGTAGTGATGGGGCTAATGAGAGAGTTCCTTTTACAGAACCACATTGTGTATGCAGATAACTTTTTCTCCTCTATTCCACTGGTCGAAGatcttctacaggcagacacaTGTTATTGCGGAACGCTCAGAAAGGATCGTGTTGGAGTTCCTCGAGCATTATCAGAAGTGAAACTTGACAAGTATGACAATGTGAAGTGGGCCAAGGACCAAGTAATGCTCACAAAATGGAAAGACAAGCGAGATTTTTACACCATTTCAACTAGCAATGATGGGAGCGATATTCACAAACCACGAACACGATTTCAACAGAGGAATATTATCACAATTCCTTCTGTGATTGCAGAATACAATGCACAGATGGGAGGTGTTGATCATGCCGACCAGTTGCGCAGCTACTACAACGTGGGAAGAACTGGGAGATGGTGGAAATATCTCTTTTGGGGACTTCTAAATGTAGCCATCATCAATGCATACATCCTGTGGGAAGTTTCTTCTCGACCACATCCAAGAAACAGAAGGAGTTGGTCCCTGAAGTCGTTCAAAATGGCCCTTGTCCACCAACTTGGGGATGGCTTCTCATCACTAAAGCACAGAGCAAGTTCAGATGGAGATCGTCCAATAGAGAAGATCGTAGCAAGAGAACCAGTTCCAGGTCACAGTCTGGTTGCTTTTGCAGAGAGGAAGAAAGTTTGCCGGCAGTGCAAGAAAGTGGGCAGGAAAGCTCCATGTGGTGATAGCATAcaaaccaaatttggatga